The genomic window AGTGACGCCATCGACTTGCAGCGCAGCAGGTTACTGCGGGCGGTGCTCGATTCGCCTTTTTTCAACCAACGCGACCGCATCGAAACCCTGTACCTGGCCGTGCTGACTCGCCGCCCCACGACCGAAGAACAAACCGCGCTGGCGCACTACCTGGAATCCCAGGACGACGATGCGGCACGGCAGCGTGCGTATGGTGAAATTCTGTGGGCCCTGCTAAACAGTCCGGAGTTCGTATTATGTCGTTAGACCTGAAGTTCGAACATTATTCACGACGCCAGATCATGCAGATTGCCGCGGCCTCGTTGGCCGGCATCAGTGGATCGGGCTGGTTGCCGCGATTGGCGGCTGCCAGTGAAGGCAAACGTCCGCCCAAGGCATGCATCCTGCTGTGGATGCCGGGCGGCCCCAGCCAACTGGAAACGCTGGACCCCAAACCCGGCCACCGCAACGGCGGCCCCACCGAAGCCATCGCCACTTCGGTGCCGGGCATCCAGTTGAGCCAGAACCTGCCGCGGCTGGGCAAACAGATGCAGGACGTGGCCCTGATTCGGTCCATGCAAACCCGCGAAGGCGATCATGGCCGAGCGACCCAGTTAATGCAAACCGGCTACCGTCCGTTGGGCGGCATGATCGAATATCCGGTGCTCGGTTCCCTGGTCGCCCATCGACTGGAACCGGCCCAATCGCCATTGCCCGGCTTTGTCTCCATCGCGCCATTCCGCTTGGGCAACCTGGGCAGCGGATTTTTGGGGCCACGGTTTTCACCGCTATTGGTTTCCGGAGCCAGCAATGACCCCACGGCTCGAGCCAATCTGACGGTTGAAAATCTGGACCCCGCCGGGATCGAACGAAACGCCCTGTCCCAGCGTCAAGAACTACTGAACCTGATGCGATCCGGACTGCCCGGTGGAGCGACCTCCGCCATGAAGCACGCGGCGGTTTACGACCAAGCCATGCGGATGGTGGAAACCCGCGGCGAGGGCGCGTTTGATTTGGATCAAGAACCGGCCGAGCTGCGTGATGCCTACGGCCGCAATCGCTTCGGCCAAGGTTGCCTGCTGGCTCGACGACTGGTCGAACGCGGAGTTCCGTTTGTGGAAGTTTCGCTGGATGGCAACGGGGAAGGCACCTGGGATTCTCATATCAACAACTTCCGCGCCGTCAGCACGATGTGCGATTCGCTGGACCCCGCTTGGTCGACGTTATTAACCGACCTTCGCGATCGGGGATTGCTGGATTCGACTCTGGTCATCTGGATGGGTGAATTCGGTCGCACCCCAGTGATCAATTCCAGCGGCGGACGCGACCATTTCCCGGACGCGTGGAGCGTCGCGCTGGCCGGGGCCGGCGTTCGCGGTGGACAGGTCGTGGGCGAAACCACGGCAGACGCGATGCAGGTCAAAGATCGTCCGGTGGCCGCGGCGGAACTGTTCGCCACGGTGCTGGAGGCGATCGGAATCTCCTCGTCCAGCGAAAACGCGGCGGGCGATCGTCCCATTCCGATCGTCGACGAAGGCGGCTCGCCGATCAAGGAGCTGCTGGGATGAAGCCGAAACGAAATCCCTCCCCCAAACATCAACGTCTGCAGGTGCTGGGCCGAGCCGTCCTGGTGTGGTTGCTGTGCACCCCAATAGCAACCGCCCAGGCGGCTCCTTCAGACACCCACCGCGATCCGGCCGCCGGCCAACGCGACATGCTGCTGCTGTTGCCCGATGGGCCACTCCATCTTCGTATCCACATCACCGACAACGGCCAAACGCTGGAACAGACGCGAGCCGATTACCTGACGCGTCTGGTGGCCTCGTTGGACACCGATCAGGACGGCAAACTAAGCCGTGCGGAAACCACCAAACATCCGTTGTTTGTCAGCGGACGTCGGTTCCAGGGCAACGCGTTCCTCGATTCCCTGCGATCCCGTCGGCCCTACACGCAACGGGAAATTGAATTGGCGGTCGATCGCGCGGCCGGTCAACTGGTTGCTTATCGTCAGAACAACGCCTTGGCCGATCAAGATCTGAGCGTGTTTCGCACCTTGGACCAAGATGAATCGGGGTTGATCGATCGTGTGGAAATGCAACTCGCCGCGGCCCGGATCGCCGCCCGCGACAGCGACTTCGACCAATGCATCACCTTTGATGAGTTTCTCAACGACGCTCCGCAACCCGCCTCGGGCGTGATCGTCAACTCCCTCGACGCCACTCCGCCCGGGGCGGTGCATTCGGAATTGCTGCGAGACGCCGCCGAACCGATCTTGGCCGCTCGCCTGGTACGTCGCTACGACGCCGATCGTGATGCGCATCTAACGGCTGCCGAACTGGGCTGGACCGCCGACCGCTGTGCTCCGCTGGACACCGACGCCGACGGCAAGCTCAGCATGCAGGAGCTGAACCGGCTTGCCACCGCGGCCCCCGACGTATCGATCCGGCTGGACCTGAGCGGCACCTCGGCGACGGCGATGCGTGTGGACGATCCGGCGGAGGACATCGAAATCGCTCGCTCCGACCTGGTTCGTCTCCGCCGCAACGGTTTGATGTTGAACATCGGCTACCGACACCGCGATCCAATGGCGGAAGCCCGCACCAACGCCGCGGCGGCTTTTAATGCCATCGACCTGGATGCCAACGGGTACCTGGACCGCGAAGAAATCACCGAACATCAGCGGTTCGAACGCTACCTGTTCGACGCCATGGATAGCGACGAGGACGACCGCGTGTTCGCCGATGAAATGCAGTCTTACGTCGAACGCTACACCGAATCCGCATCCACGTCCTGCCAGGTCACTTTGTTTGATACCGGCAACGGCTTCTTTCAAATCCTGGACGGCAACGGCGATGGCCGAATTTCGATCCGCGAACTGCGGCAATGCGAATCCCGGCTACTGGTCATCGCCGATCAGAATCAACAACTCAACCCTTCGCGGTTGACCAAGTCCTATCGGATCGAAAT from Roseimaritima ulvae includes these protein-coding regions:
- a CDS encoding DUF1501 domain-containing protein; this translates as MSLDLKFEHYSRRQIMQIAAASLAGISGSGWLPRLAAASEGKRPPKACILLWMPGGPSQLETLDPKPGHRNGGPTEAIATSVPGIQLSQNLPRLGKQMQDVALIRSMQTREGDHGRATQLMQTGYRPLGGMIEYPVLGSLVAHRLEPAQSPLPGFVSIAPFRLGNLGSGFLGPRFSPLLVSGASNDPTARANLTVENLDPAGIERNALSQRQELLNLMRSGLPGGATSAMKHAAVYDQAMRMVETRGEGAFDLDQEPAELRDAYGRNRFGQGCLLARRLVERGVPFVEVSLDGNGEGTWDSHINNFRAVSTMCDSLDPAWSTLLTDLRDRGLLDSTLVIWMGEFGRTPVINSSGGRDHFPDAWSVALAGAGVRGGQVVGETTADAMQVKDRPVAAAELFATVLEAIGISSSSENAAGDRPIPIVDEGGSPIKELLG
- a CDS encoding EF-hand domain-containing protein, with the protein product MKPKRNPSPKHQRLQVLGRAVLVWLLCTPIATAQAAPSDTHRDPAAGQRDMLLLLPDGPLHLRIHITDNGQTLEQTRADYLTRLVASLDTDQDGKLSRAETTKHPLFVSGRRFQGNAFLDSLRSRRPYTQREIELAVDRAAGQLVAYRQNNALADQDLSVFRTLDQDESGLIDRVEMQLAAARIAARDSDFDQCITFDEFLNDAPQPASGVIVNSLDATPPGAVHSELLRDAAEPILAARLVRRYDADRDAHLTAAELGWTADRCAPLDTDADGKLSMQELNRLATAAPDVSIRLDLSGTSATAMRVDDPAEDIEIARSDLVRLRRNGLMLNIGYRHRDPMAEARTNAAAAFNAIDLDANGYLDREEITEHQRFERYLFDAMDSDEDDRVFADEMQSYVERYTESASTSCQVTLFDTGNGFFQILDGNGDGRISIRELRQCESRLLVIADQNQQLNPSRLTKSYRIEIQRGGVSLFGRVDRPTLETPEALLKPPTGPVWFQRMDRNSDGDLTWDEFLGPRDVFHQLDSDHDDLIDETEATRAMKEAT